AAACTTCCATACTTTTTGGATATAGCCTGGGTAAGGCCCAGCGATTACTGAAATATTTGGATACCGATATCGGTTCGATTTACACTCACGGGGCCATAGAAAACATGACGGAAGTACTAAGACCCTTAGTCTCATTTCCCAAGACAACACTGATTACCAGAGAAACCACCAAAAAAGAATTATTGGGCAATATGGTCTTGGCACCACCCAGTGCCCATGGAAGCACTTGGATACGAAAAATGGTTCCCTATGTCACCGCTTCTGCTAGTGGTTGGATGACCTTTAGGGGGGCACGTAGAAGAAGAGCTATTGATAAGGGGTTTGTGCTGAGTGACCATTGCGATTGGCAAGGGTTACTTTCCAGTATTGAAGCTACGGGCGCGGAAAAGATCATTTGTACGCATGGATATAGCGATATTTTCTCCCGATACCTTAGGGAACAGGGCTATGATGCCCGTACGGAAGCTACCCAATACGAAGGCGAACTTGGCGAGTTGGAATCTTCAAAATCGAATACCGACGCATGAAAAAATTCGCTCAACTTATCAAGGGCCTGGACAGTACCAATAAGACCACGGTAAAGGTTAATGCGCTTACCGCGTATTTTCAACAGGCGGATGATAAGGACAAGGTTTGGACCATTGCCATACTTTCACATAGGAGACCACCAAGACCTGTTAACACCACCTTGCTACGAGAATGGGCTTCTGAACTCGCGAATATTCCACTTTGGTTGTTCGAGGAAAGTTATCATATCGTAGGCGACTTGGCCGAAACTATTGCCTTGGTAGTCCCAAATTCGAACAAAACCTCTTCTAAAAGCCTCACATCATTTTTAAAAGAGATAAAATCGTTAAAATCCAAACCTGAAGATTTTAAGAAAGCTTATTTACATCAGAATTGGAAATCGCTCAACTACTATGAACGTTTTGTGTTCACTAAATTGATTACAGGTGGATTTAGAATTGGTGTAAGCCAAAAATTGATGACTCGAGCACTTTCTAAAGCTACGGAAATCGACGAGGATATTCTGGCCTACAAATTAATGGGAAATTGGGACCCTGATAAAATTTCATTCCAACAGCTGGTTTTGGAAAAGAACGAAAGTGACTATTTATCAAAACCTTATCCTTTTTATTTGGCCTATGCCATTGAAGGTGAACCTGAGGAATTGGGCGATGTATCACAATGGTTCGCGGAGCATAAATGGGACGGTATACGTTCGCAGGTTATCTTGAGAAACGACGAAATCTTTGTGTGGAGCCGGGGGGAGGAACTGGTTACGGACAAGTATCCGGAATTTGAACAGTTCATCGGCGTTATTCCCAATGGAACGGTCATCGATGGCGAAATACTACCCTACCCAAAAGGACAAATAGGTAACTTCAACGACCTGCAAAAACGAATTGGAAGAAAGACCATCAGCAAAAACTTACTTAGCAAAGTACCGGTTGTATTGAAAGCTTATGATCTTTTGGAATGGAAAGGAGAAGATATTAGAAATAAAGCTTTTAAGGAGCGTCGAGAACTATTGGAGGACTTATATGACAGCGTGGGTTCGACTACGCTCGGCCAGCAGAAATCAAAAGCTACGGAGCAAAGTAGAAATAAGGTCATTGAGCAGAGCCGAAGTAACCTTCCACTACACCTTTCAGAAACCATGGATTTTACCTCTTGGAAAGAAGTTGCCCTAGAAAGAGAACAGTCTCGAGAAAAACACAGCGAGGGACTGATGCTTAAACGAAAGGATTCCCCCTATTTAGTAGGACGAAAAAAGGGAGATTGGTGGAAATGGAAAGTAGATCCATTGACCATAGATGCGGTTCTAACCTACGCCATGCGAGGTCATGGAAGAAGAAGTAATTTGTTTACGGACTACACCTTTGCGCTTTGGAACGAGAACGAGGAAGGAGAAAAGGAATTGGTCACTTTTGCAAAAGCGTATTCCGGATTAACGGATGCCGAATTCCGAAAATTGGATGCTTGGATAAAGAAAAACACTTTGGAGCGGTTTGGTCCAGTACGTAGCGTAACCCCACACCATGTTTTTGAAATCGCTTTTGAAGGGATTGCACTTTCCAAAAGACATAAGAGCGGTGTGGCTACCCGCTTCCCCCGTATGTTACGATGGCGTAAGGATAAAACTATTCATGAGGCCAATACGCTATCGGACCTTAAAGAAATGATACCATAAAACCTTATGAATAGGCAGGAACTATTTGATATTGCTGAAAATTGGTTTATAGAGCAGAATTGGAAACCCTTTCCTTTTCAAAAAGAAACCTGGAAAGCATTTCTGCAAGGAAAGCACGGACTGCTAAATGCCCCTACCGGAAGTGGGAAAACCTATGCCTTGTGGTTTCCTATTGTCCTCAATTATATCAAACAAAATCCCGATTATAAAAACAAGCATAAAAAAGGATTAAAAGCGGTTTGGATTACGCCCTTACGAGCCCTGTCTCAAGAAATAAGACAATCTGCAGAGCGCGTTGTAACGGATTTGGATACTCAGATGACCGTAGGTATTCGTTCTGGAGATACCTCGACGAAAGCTCGTGCACAACAAAAAAAACAGATGCCCGATTTGTTGATTACGACCCCCGAAAGTCTTCAACTACTATTAGCCTCCAAAGGATATGATAAAATATTCAAGGACTGCACCTCCATAGTTGTGGATGAATGGCACGAAATCTTAGGTACTAAACGGGGCGTTCAGATGGAACTTGCGCTCTCTAGACTCAAAACCGTTTCAAAACATTTACGTATTTGGGGTATTTCAGCCACTATAGGAAACATGGAGCAAGCACGGGAAGTCCTCTTAGGCCCCCAATCCGAAGCATTGGAAAATTCAGTAATGATAAAGGCCAACATCAACAAAAAAATTACGGTTAAAAGTATCATTCCAAAGAAAATGGAAACCTTTCCTTGGAGAGGACATCTTGGTTTGCATCTTTTAGAATATATTATTCCAATTATCAATAACAGTAAAACTACCTTGCTATTCACCAACACTAGAAGTCAGTGCGAAATATGGTTTCAAAAAATATTGGAAAAGCATCCCGAATTTGCTGGTGAAATCGCCATGCACCATGGGAGCATCAATAAAGAAACCAGGATTTGGGTCGAAAATGCCATTAGAAATGAAACCCTAAAGGCCGTGGTATGTACTTCCAGTCTGGATTTAGGTGTTGATTTTGCTCCTGTAGAGACCGTGGTACAAATTGGTGGTCCAAAGGGAGTTGCCCGATTTTTACAGCGAGCGGGAAGAAGTGGCCACCGACCGGGAAAGGAAAGTGTCATTTATTTTCTTCCCACACATG
This window of the Maribacter cobaltidurans genome carries:
- a CDS encoding ligase-associated DNA damage response exonuclease, producing MKSPLLQFTDKGIYCEKAGVYLDPWKPVDKAIISHGHADHSRWGHQKYITHHRNIPIISHRLGNINTRGVAWGENFTINNVKFSMHPAGHIIGSSQIRVEHKGEVWVFTGDYKTEDDGISTPYESIKCNTFITECTFGLPAFKWIPQNEVLQDINDWWKENQNDGKTSILFGYSLGKAQRLLKYLDTDIGSIYTHGAIENMTEVLRPLVSFPKTTLITRETTKKELLGNMVLAPPSAHGSTWIRKMVPYVTASASGWMTFRGARRRRAIDKGFVLSDHCDWQGLLSSIEATGAEKIICTHGYSDIFSRYLREQGYDARTEATQYEGELGELESSKSNTDA
- a CDS encoding ATP-dependent DNA ligase — protein: MKKFAQLIKGLDSTNKTTVKVNALTAYFQQADDKDKVWTIAILSHRRPPRPVNTTLLREWASELANIPLWLFEESYHIVGDLAETIALVVPNSNKTSSKSLTSFLKEIKSLKSKPEDFKKAYLHQNWKSLNYYERFVFTKLITGGFRIGVSQKLMTRALSKATEIDEDILAYKLMGNWDPDKISFQQLVLEKNESDYLSKPYPFYLAYAIEGEPEELGDVSQWFAEHKWDGIRSQVILRNDEIFVWSRGEELVTDKYPEFEQFIGVIPNGTVIDGEILPYPKGQIGNFNDLQKRIGRKTISKNLLSKVPVVLKAYDLLEWKGEDIRNKAFKERRELLEDLYDSVGSTTLGQQKSKATEQSRNKVIEQSRSNLPLHLSETMDFTSWKEVALEREQSREKHSEGLMLKRKDSPYLVGRKKGDWWKWKVDPLTIDAVLTYAMRGHGRRSNLFTDYTFALWNENEEGEKELVTFAKAYSGLTDAEFRKLDAWIKKNTLERFGPVRSVTPHHVFEIAFEGIALSKRHKSGVATRFPRMLRWRKDKTIHEANTLSDLKEMIP